CCACGGGCCCCACAACGGCCACATCCAGGTGAGAGCCGCTGCCCGGGCCCTGTGCGCCCAGCTCCTCCCGAGTCCTGGGGCAGGAGGCCCCGCCTCTGCTTGGGTCTGGCCAACGGACGCCCGGCACGTCGCCGGGTAGCGCGGCTCCTCGTCCTGCTCTGTTGGGGGCGCAGGCTTGGACCGGCCCCCTGCTGCTCCCGTGCTGGCCGCCCACTCGGCACAGTGACGGGCCAGCTGCCCTTCCCTCCTGGCCGTGCAGATCGTGAAGAAGGACGAGTTTTCTACCAAGTGCAACGAGACTGACCATCACAGAATGCCCGGCGGGAGGCAGGAGGTGAGCCCCCTCCCCCGTgcggcccgcccgccccggcccgccccggcccgccccgcccgccgccccgctgACCGCGCCCTTGCAGGAGTTCCGCACGTGGCTGCGGGAGGAGTGGGGCCGCACGCTGGAGGACATCTTCCACGAGCACATGCAGGAGCTCATCCTCATGAAGTTCATCTACACCAGCCAGTACGAGTGAGTgtccccgcggccgccgcccgcACCCCCGCCGGGCCCGCTCGGGCCGGCCCCTCACTGCCTCCCCCTCGCCCGCAGCAACTGCCTGACCTACCGGCGCATCTACCTCCCGCCCAGCCGCCCCGACGACCTCATCCCGCCCGGCCTCTTCAAAGGCACCTACGGCAGCCACGGCCTGGAGATCGTCATGCTCAGCTTCCACGGGCAGCGGGCCCGGGGCACCAAGGTCACGGTGAGTCCCGCGGGaccggccggggcgggggcgcgtctcccggccccccaccctgGCCGGGCGCGCTCAGCCAGCCCCTGCTCCTAGGGCGACCCCAACATCCCCGCCGGGCAGCAGACGGTGGAGGTGGACCTGGCGCGCCGCATCCAGCTGCCCGGGGGCGAGCAGCAGCACAGCTTCAGCGAGCTCAGCCGCCTGGTGCTGGAGGTGCGGGAGCAGGTGCGCCAGCAGCAGGAGGGCGCGCCCGAGGACAGCGAGGACaacgcgcccccgcccgccgccccgggccccgcgccgcccgcgcccggccaGGGCCAGCCCTTCGTGCTGCCCGCGGGCGTCAGCTCCAGGAACGAGGGCTACCCGCGCACCTGCAGGGCCTGGtgagggccggggcgggccggggtccGCGCGCTGGTGGGCGGAGGGGCCACCCCGTGCGCGCTCTCGCTCACCCGGCcgcccacccacccgcccccgcAGCTTCTACGGCACGGGCCTCATCGCGGGCCACGGCTTCACCAGCCCCGAACGCACGCCCGGCGTCTTCGTCCTGTTCGACCAGGACCGCTTCGGCTTCATCTGGCTGGAGCTCAAGTCCTTCAGCCTGTACAGCAGGGTCCAGGTGGCCTTCCGCCACGCCGACGCGCCGTCCCCGCAGGCCTTCGAGGACATGCTCAAGAACATCCAGGCGCTCACCTCCTGACCCCCCGCCCGCCGGGactccccgcgccccctccccgcgccgcaGGCTGCGCGGGACGCCGCCTCCCCGGGCCCGGCCCTTCTGCAGAGGGACACCCCCGCCCCGAGTGTCATGGAGAGGGTGTGTGCACGCGCGAGTATGCATGGACATGTGCCTGCACGCGTGAGTATGCATgaacgtgtgtgtgtgagcttggGTGTGCGCACGTGTTGGCGGCCCCGGGGCCGCGGCCGAGTGAGGAGGGGCCCGGGGGCAGCCGGGCAGCCTGGGGCGGGGTCAGGAGGCTCCGTCGCTCTGCACCTTCGCTTGAGTTGACTTTTCTTTTGCCAGGGACAGACCCTGGGTCCTCGCGTACCTGCGAGCAGCCTGGCTCTGCCCGACCCACGGGCTGGAGCGTTTCGGCCCTGACTCCCGCTTCCGGGGAAGGGGCCACGTGACAGGCCGCGGGCCACGTGACAGGCCGCGGGCCACCGCCTCGCCCTCCGGCTTGAGAACCAATCtccgctccagccctgtgtgccgcccccaggcccctgcgGGCTCCCCACACCTgcaggggcgcggggccggggcggggcggtgAGAGGCCGCCAGGCCTCGTCCCCGGGAGTGGGCGGGGCTGACACACCCAGTTAGGACCTGGCGGTTCCCGCAGGGGCCAGGAGGGTCCCTGCGCGTCCTACACTCCCCCTCACATTGTAATAAAAGTGCCCCCGCCTTCCAGCACGTCTGAGCTCCTGTGTCCAGCACCACGAGCCCCGCGCACCACCCCAGCCGGGAGTGGTTGGTACCCAAGCGTCACCCCCCACCGGGCAGGGTCTGTCCCTCTTACACTGAGAGACCAAGTCTGGGTCCTGGTGCcctgtcccctctgagggacATGGGGCAGCCACAGGccggtgggggaacaggggcagtCATAGGGCGCCCCTCAACTGCTCCCATGAGCTCAATTTGCACcttggggcagtggggggctCCGGCCCCCCCCATGCAGTGGGTACTCCCCACCGCGCTCACGGGCCCTTCTGGGGGggtctgcccccctccccatgcaGTGGGTGCTTCCCGCCGCCCTCATGGGCCCGGTGGTCACCATGGAGCTTCTGTCCCCAACATTCCGTGTTCTCCCTGAGGACACTGGGTAAAGCCGGGCGAGGCCTGGCCATGGTCCATGCCCCAGGGTTGATGCTGGCCACTGCAGGGGGCAGACACCAGCGTGTCCAGCAGCGGGCAGCAGGAGGCAGTGAGGAAGGGCAGGGCCACCCAGAGCGAGGCCGCGGGGCAGCATGAAGCCCCTGGTGCTCCCGGGGAAGAGTAAGAGCGGGGAGCCCCGCGGGTTCCTCAGGACTAACGCCCAGGCCCTCCAGGACGCGGGGCTCCTGCGGGCAGACCTGTGACCACTGCAGGTCTGGGAGGACTAACGCCCAGGCCCTCCAGGACGCGGGGCTCCTGCGGGCAGACCTGTGACCACTGCAGGTCTGGGGGCTGTTGTGGCTCTGGGTGCCGAGACGGGTCGCGCCGTGAAGCCCTCTGGGTGTTGGCTGTGCCCGGTGATGGACCCGTGCTCAGTCCTCCGCGTCCCCGGGGTGtccggggggcaggggaggaaggtcATGCCACAGCAGCAAGTGTccgggggccgcggcggggccggggccgggctggcCCGAGTGTGGAGGGCGGCGGGTCGCACAGGCCAGGGCGAGTGCCCAGTGCCGGTCACAGGCTGCCCCCGCCGGGTCGGCAGCCGGGGCAGCACCGGGTCAGCACCGGGCCCGTTGCAGGGAAACGACGCGCGGCGCTGAAGGCGAACGTGGCCCAGACCCGGCGCGGGACGCCCCCCCGGGCGTCGGCCCCGCGCTCCGAGACCCCGGCCCGGGGAACCGCAGGCCCCTCCGCGGGAAACGGTGAGTGGGCGCTCCGCGACCCCGCCCCCGGCTCCCAGCGGCGCCCGCTCGCCCCGCCCACGCCTCGGTCCAGGCCAATCAGGGCCCAGCAGGTCACATGACTAGAAGTCAGCAGTCGATTGGTGGGGCCTGAACCAATCAACGGCGCCTGCGCCGGGCCGGAAGGGGCGGGGCTCGGGCGCGCCCCCGTTATCTGGGCTGGGGTCCCTCGGGCCTCGCCGCCGCCCCCACCGTCGCTCCCGACCCCACACTGCCAGGGCCCCATGTGCCCCGCGTCCCCGCCTGTCCCCTACAGAAGCCCCCTCGTCCCAGGCCCCTGTGCGCCCTGGCGTCTCCCTGGGCCCCGCCCACGGCCACGccctcccgggggcggggcccgcagAGCCCGTCCCCTGGCAGCTCGCGGTCCTGCGTGTTCTTAGGTGAACCACGGCCCCGAGTTTCCCAGTTTGCGAGCATGCCCGACCCCACAGGTGCAGGGTTGCGGGGTAGGTCTGAGAAGGGGGGGGCTTGCCTAGCTCTGAGCACCCACTGCTGGTCACAGAGTCTGAACTTTCTGAACCTCCTGGTCTTCTAGGAAAAGCCTGGGCCACACCCCAGGGGAGGACGCAAGCCCTGAGGACCCCCTGGTAAGGCAACATCTGGATCAGGCATGCTAGCGTGGGGTGTGGGGGCGTCTGGGGTAAGGGATGTGGGGTGTAGGGGTGTGGGACAGGGCTGTGTGGGTGTCTGGGCtaagaggggtggggagtggggtacAGCGATGCAGAGGTGTGGGGTTGTGGGATACAGAGGTGCAGGGGTGGAGAGtacaggggtgtggggtgcgggggtgtgGGGCGCAGGggtacaggggtgggggtgcaggggtgtggggtgcaggggtgtcgGGTGCAGGCAGAGCATTTGCGGGGGTGAGGTGAagctgggaggggtggggcggggccttcctgcccctggcccctccctccctcccaggtggCACATGCTTGTTTCAGGGGGCGGCGAcctgctgcccccggcccccgcccctcgTGGCAGGTCTCCAGGCCCAGGGCTCTGCCTGACTTTGGGGGCCCCTGTCCCCACGGTGGGGGCCGGCGAGGCCCACGCGAGCTGGTGGGTCTGTTCTGACTCTCGCTCAGGTGTGCCCTGTCTCCAGCAGCGCCGACCGAAGGGCCGCCAGCTGTGGGTGCCTCGGCGGGCTCGGGGGCCGCCTGCCGGTGCCCAGGGCCGAGGTGGCGCTGCCTTACTGGGTCCCCGTGTCCCTGAGACCCCGCCAGCAGGTAGGCGTCGTGCGGTGGTGTGGGGTGGCGGTAGGGCGGGCTGCGGGCACTGCCCTGCCTCCCGCTGCTCTCTGGGGtgcggcggggcggggagggcgcctcaCTTCCTCCCCGGGACCACCCCGCGCGGCTGGCCACCGAGTCAGGGGCTCGGAGGGCGGGGGCGGCTGGCCGTCCAGCCCAGAGTCCGCGGCCCTGACCCCCTTTGGATGCTGCCCGGTGCTGgaccggggcgggggaggggcccagcTTGCTCCAGCTCCGCCCGTGGGACTGTCCGCCAGGTGCTCGGAAatcggggcgggggccgggcagcCTGGCAGCCACTGCTCTCCCTCCCAGGTCCCGAAGGCGGCcagggcctgcccctgcccctgccaccgcTTCGGGGGGCGCTTCCCGGCTCCCCGGGACCAGGCGGTGCTGCCCTACTGGGTGCCCCCAGTCCTGCGGTTCCCCCGGAAGGTAAGAGCGGCTTCTCCCGGGGCGCCCGAGCCCGAGGCATCCAGCttaactcccggctctgcggTGGGGGGGGGACCCTGCGGGGTGCTGGGCACCGAGTCCGCTCGCCCCCGCCTGCCTCTGGCCCACAGCAGAAACGCTTCTCAGAGGGCCCTGGGCCCCGCGGGGTGGTGGCGGAGCCTCTGGCCTggcctcctgtcctcctgtccttCCCTTCCAGGCGCCCAGGCGAGccccaggagcccagggcagcCACGGCGACGGCGACGGTGACGGCCGCCCGGCTCTGAGCTGCCTGGCCCCCGCAGACCGCCCCCCGGACGCCTGTCCCTGCTACGGGCGCTGGCGGGTCCTGCTCAGGGGGCGGCAGCTGTGGGCGCTGCGGGCCGCGGGCTGGGCGGCGAGTGGCCTGGCCCCGCTGCTGCCCCTCGGCCTGCTCGCCCTCCTGCAGGCCCTGCTGCGCCTCGTCCTGGCCCTGCGGTGAGCGGCCGGCCGGCTGGACCCAGGCCTCCCCGGCGGGTGGGGCCGCAGCCGGGCGTCCCTCTGGGCGTGGACGCGGGTGAGTCTGGGCTCCGGCGGGGCCCCCGGCAGCCCCCGTCTCTGCCTTCCAGACATTTCTTCTGGGTCTGACGTGGGACCTTCAGCCCAGCAGGAGCATGACGGCCGCGGAATGTCGGACGCCGCGGCCCCCGGACCTCCGCCTCCCGGCAGCCTGGGCAGTGCGTCACCGTGATGGGGCCGGGAGCCGGGAGTTTGTTCTCAGTTCTCCAATAAATGTTATTTGCAGAACCCCGGGTGCCCCCCCAGAGCAGGTGACCTCTAACTTCTGACCCCGCTAGCTGCTTCTCCTCTGGGCCCCCGGATGGCGTGTCAGCGTCTGTGCCCGAGGCCCGTGTCCAGGGGGCTCGTGCTGTTGTCTGGGGCATCCCCCGTCCCGGCCCCCAGAGCCGCCGGCCTCCATCTTGCCTTCCGGGCCCGCCCACGGCTGTCACGGCTGCTCTGCAGGGGGACAGACACGCTCCTGGGGTGACGGTCGGGGTCGTGCCAGAGTGTGGGGGCAGGGACAGCCGCCGTGGCCGCCTTGCTGATGCCCGTTGCACCTCCTGCCCGCCTGACCGAGTGTCTCCGTGTGGCCTCAggccctgacagtgctcgggagaacCGAGTCCAGAAGCGGGGAGGTGCAGGTGGGCGCAGAGCtgcagggaggcgggagggagaggCGGGGCTCGGCGGAGCGGCCCGCGGCCACCCTGCCTCGCATTGGGGCCCCCCCGGCTCCCGAGCTGCACCTGAACAGGGGCTGAGTGGTCAGTTCCGCCCACGCGATTCACCGCAGGCggaggggcacttgcctggcccgCCCCCACTGGGCTCCGTTCCCGGCACCCACCGGTCCCCAACCCCCAACAGTGCGGCTGCCTCAtggcagctgggtgtgggcccttgGGGCCTCAcgagccctgggggcccccaggggctcCCCAATGGCTGTGGGCGTAGCAGGGACCCCCAGTGCCAGGGGTCTGTGTGACGTGTCCCTCGGGGGAGCCCTGTGGCAGGGCTGACCCTCAAGAGTGAGGTTCTGTGTCACTGACAGGGAGGAGGAGCGTGGAGGAGAGCACTcgaggggagcagggcagggctggctctGCTCCTCGGGGAGGGCTGGGCTCCTTACCCATCCGTCCAGTCACCACCCACCACCCCGGCCCCCACAAGGTGTGCCCTGCTGGGGCCTGTTGCCGCCAGCCCTGATGATGTCCTGGGGTCCGTCTCAGCCACAGGGGCGCGGGGCTGGAGCCCCGACACAGCTGGGGGCCAGGGTGCCCACCCAGTCTGTGTGGCTCGGAGCCTCGGGAGGGCGTGAAGGCTGGGGGCTCCGGGGGAGTCCGTCCTTTCTCACGTCCAGTCTCGTCTGCCTTTGGCAGGGCCTCTGCTGCCGTGTCACCCCAGGAGCAGGGACCCCCGGCTGCCGCCTCTCGCCGGCTCTGAGCCCGGTGCTGACGTCGGCCTCTGGGGGTCgaatctgctgctgctgctgggtcGGGAAGGGGGCAGGCGGCGGCCGGGCCCATCCGAGTGTCCACTGTGTCCGCGGCACACGGGCCTGTGTCCCGGCCCCTCATTCCTTCTGTGCGGGCCTGGCCTGTGTCCTAACCGCCCCTCGCCGGCCTCGCCTCGGGGACTGCCCTGCGCCCActggccagcaggtggcgccGCCCGAGAGCTGGGAACCGCCTCCAGCCAGTGCCGTGGGGTCGGGGACAGCGGGCGCCTGGGGGTGCAGGAGTCCACAGGTGCCCTGCGGGGGGTGGGGTCGTGTCTGCAGACCCTGCCCAGGTGGCCGACGGGCCTCAGAGGCGAGACCGTCTGTGTTCCACCGTCCTGTGcttcctcctggcgctgctcgggacCATCGGACcctggccagcgccctcccccggGGGGGGGACAGGACAGTACTCCCCTCGCACCCGAGTCCCCAGGCCGACCCCTGGCGTCCTGAGCAGAGGGCACCCGGCCTGAcctggggcaggggaaggagccCCGTGGCGGCCGTGGTGTGTGGGTTGGGCCTCTGGATTCTGGGAGCTGGACGGGGCAGACGCCAGGCCTGGGGCCGGCCGAGGTCCAGCAGGGGGCGTCACTCCCCTCCGAGCCGAGAGGGGCCATCCTGGCCCTCACGCAGCGGCTGACTGCGCCTGCAGCCGGGAGCGGCACTTCCGGCCCACGCCGGTGGCTCCCCGAGATGCCTTCGGCCCTAGTTTCCGCTTTGGGCTCACACCTCGTGTGCTCGGGctctcccggcagtgctccgagggtggtggggtgtgggccGACCGTGGGCCCGCGGCCGCGCTGTGAAGTTCGGCCCCGCCGTGTCGATTCACTCCGGGTTTGACACTTTAGGGCAAAGTCCTTTCTCTTTGGGGGCCGCCTcccggtggagctcaggggtgAGGCGCCATGAGTCGGGTCCTCCCCGCGTGCCCCGCCCCTGTGGGCCCCTTGCAGCTTTCCGCCTCTCactgattttctctttcttgctttctttaacGCATTTGGTCTGAGCACGGAGAAAACAAGCATTTATTTAGGGCCTCTTTATTTTCAGGAGAGACTGGGGACTTGAAACAAAGTACAAAGCCCTGATTCAGGTCCGGAGGCTGGAAAGGGGGAGAGGACGAGGCCGGCAGCGctcagacgggggtgggggccgtGCACACACGGGGGGCACTCAGCTCAGCGACTCCCCCAGAGCCACAGGCAGAGGCTGCAGGGAGTGTCCCTGCCTTGGGCTGGGCCTGGAGCAGTGAGTCAGAGGGTCTTCGAGGGTCCGCACTCTCCCGTGGCCTCCGAGCGAAGTGCTGAGCCCCGAGGGGGGCCCGgaccctgggcctcagtttccctgcggTCGCTGCCAGCCTTCTCCCGGAGAGGACCCAGCCCTCCTGGAGCGGGAAGAGGCCGAGGGCCGGCAGacaggtccccccaccccccacacacacacccgggaaATCGGCTTTCACTGTTGTGCAGACGGTGACACCTGAGGCGCCCACTAGGCCGCTGCCTCACTGACGCCGCAGAACTGGCCGAATTCACAGGAACCGCCCGTTTCTGTACAGTGAGCGGGCGGGCAGGGGAGCTCTTCCCTGGACGCCCCCCCCACATGGCCTCTCCGGTGCCTCTGGGCTCTGCCTCTGGCGTGCTGCcggcccctcccaaccccccaccgaCCTGCAAGCCCGGCCTGGCCTGGAGAGACGGGCACTGGCCAGCTCAGGGCTGCCGGGAGCGGCGGGGGGCTGAGAACACGCCCCCACCCGAGAGCAGCCTCTGGGCAGACAGGAAGCGGTGTTGGCCTGTGGAAGGGCAGAAGGTCGAGGCTGGTGGTTTTCCATCAAGGAAACTGGCCCGGGGGTTGGGGACTCCGTGCACGACTGGGGGCCGTCGCCCGCCCCGAGCAGACCCAGCTCAGGCTGCTCCCACGGCCGTGCCCATGGGCCTCGCGTTGGCAGGGCCGGTGGAGAGGCTGCGACCttggcactgcccagggcccctgcccagcacccctcctgcccctctccagaGCTGGGGccgaggaagagggagggaaccGTCAGTGGCCAGCGGCCCTCGGGCACCAGCTCTGCCCACTGTCCAAACCGCCGCCCTCCTCAGGCCCGGGTGGGCCACACAGGCACCACTGCCCACCCTCCGGGCGCGGCCAAGTGATTCTCCCAAGAAAGACACTCCGGGATCtggcctgcagggctcaggggctctgCACGTGCACAACCCccgttcactccctggcactgctgggcagCGGCATTGAGAACGGAACCACTCGAGCATGGCATCAGATCACTGCTGGGAGAGTCCACCCCTGCCTCAGCCTGGCTACAGAGCACTGCTTGCAGAGTCTCAGTCCAGCTtcaaagcactgctgggagagtcTGTCCCCCGCCCCAGCCGGGCTTGGAAagcccccttccccaaaaaagtatattttgccTGAAT
This Sorex araneus isolate mSorAra2 chromosome 8, mSorAra2.pri, whole genome shotgun sequence DNA region includes the following protein-coding sequences:
- the FBXO31 gene encoding F-box only protein 31, with the protein product MAVCARLCGVGPARGCRRRQQRRDAAEPAAADSGPDTDPEEERIEAGPAAGPRRSLLELPPELLVEIFAALPGPDLPRLAQVCSRFRRLLRTDTIWRRRCREEYGACEDLRGLEVAGVSCRDVYAKLLHRYRHILGLWQPDIGPYGGLLNVVVDGVVIVGWMYLPPHDPHVDDPMRFKPLFRIHLVEQKGATVECMYGHHGPHNGHIQIVKKDEFSTKCNETDHHRMPGGRQEEFRTWLREEWGRTLEDIFHEHMQELILMKFIYTSQYDNCLTYRRIYLPPSRPDDLIPPGLFKGTYGSHGLEIVMLSFHGQRARGTKVTGDPNIPAGQQTVEVDLARRIQLPGGEQQHSFSELSRLVLEVREQVRQQQEGAPEDSEDNAPPPAAPGPAPPAPGQGQPFVLPAGVSSRNEGYPRTCRACFYGTGLIAGHGFTSPERTPGVFVLFDQDRFGFIWLELKSFSLYSRVQVAFRHADAPSPQAFEDMLKNIQALTS
- the C8H16orf95 gene encoding uncharacterized protein C16orf95 homolog isoform X4, with the protein product MPDPTGAGLRGKAWATPQGRTQALRTPCSADRRAASCGCLGGLGGRLPVPRAEVALPYWVPVSLRPRQQVPKAARACPCPCHRFGGRFPAPRDQAVLPYWVPPVLRFPRKAPRRAPGAQGSHGDGDGDGRPALSCLAPADRPPDACPCYGRWRVLLRGRQLWALRAAGWAASGLAPLLPLGLLALLQALLRLVLALRHFFWV
- the C8H16orf95 gene encoding uncharacterized protein C16orf95 homolog isoform X1; translated protein: MPDPTGAGLRGKAWATPQGRTQALRTPCADRRAASCGCLGGLGGRLPVPRAEVALPYWVPVSLRPRQQVPKAARACPCPCHRFGGRFPAPRDQAVLPYWVPPVLRFPRKAPRRAPGAQGSHGDGDGDGRPALSCLAPADRPPDACPCYGRWRVLLRGRQLWALRAAGWAASGLAPLLPLGLLALLQALLRLVLALRHFFWV
- the C8H16orf95 gene encoding uncharacterized protein C16orf95 homolog isoform X2, with product MPDPTGKAWATPQGRTQALRTPCSADRRAASCGCLGGLGGRLPVPRAEVALPYWVPVSLRPRQQVPKAARACPCPCHRFGGRFPAPRDQAVLPYWVPPVLRFPRKAPRRAPGAQGSHGDGDGDGRPALSCLAPADRPPDACPCYGRWRVLLRGRQLWALRAAGWAASGLAPLLPLGLLALLQALLRLVLALRHFFWV
- the C8H16orf95 gene encoding uncharacterized protein C16orf95 homolog isoform X3 — translated: MPDPTGKAWATPQGRTQALRTPCADRRAASCGCLGGLGGRLPVPRAEVALPYWVPVSLRPRQQVPKAARACPCPCHRFGGRFPAPRDQAVLPYWVPPVLRFPRKAPRRAPGAQGSHGDGDGDGRPALSCLAPADRPPDACPCYGRWRVLLRGRQLWALRAAGWAASGLAPLLPLGLLALLQALLRLVLALRHFFWV